The proteins below come from a single Anguilla rostrata isolate EN2019 chromosome 3, ASM1855537v3, whole genome shotgun sequence genomic window:
- the nat16l gene encoding N-acetyltransferase 16, like, protein MMELRSIGESDGFTFWLAQPEDYDAVMDISDNIYGGNDYLPHRYHSWMTEPNRVVILAKREGKLVALESGLVVDEGHTVVVEGLRVCPNERGKGVARIIQRWVQQYIRQLYPSVRVLRLTRNNDSGPEKLAKFTVLGKRAILSICGKAENLDSFLSILKAKLDPEPMLTVLDEVQLRGLLLDSELGSRLQLPGDAMIVDWQPLQPIESNLEVFQRRNLTWLADRSVSPTFLSVHTPPYPVPYNGGSLRFNIDLFGTSQSLAHLALVSHLERVRGKIQGVVWIFVYMQRSLWKGMREYCESLTDVVSFRDYWEQVILERPF, encoded by the exons ATGATGGAGCTGAGAAGCATCGGTGAGAGTGATGGATTCACCTTTTGGCTGGCACAACCCGAGGATTATGATGCTGTGATGGACATCTCAGATAACATATATGGTGGCAACGACTACTTGCCCCACCGCTACCACTCCTGGATGACTGAGCCAAATAGAGTGGTGATACTTgcaaagagggagggaaaactG GTGGCGTTGGAATCAGGCCTGGTGGTGGATGAGGGGCACACAGTTGTTGTGGAAGGGTTACGGGTGTGTCCAAATGAAAGGGGAAAAGGCGTGGCAAGGATAATTCAGAGATGGGTTCAACAGTACATACGCCAACTGTACCCCAGCGTGAGAGTCTTGCGTCTGACCAGAAACAATGACTCTGGACCGGAGAAGTTGGCCAAATTTACAGTGCTGGGCAAGCGG GCAATTCTTTCAATTTGTGGTAAGGCAGAGAATCTTGATAGCTTCCTGTCCATCTTGAAAGCCAAGCTTGATCCTGAGCCCATGCTGACGGTCTTGGATGAGGTGCAACTGAGAGGCCTGCTGCTGGATTCTGAACTCGGCTCCCGTCTCCAGCTTCCGGGGGATGCAATGATCGTAGACTGGCAGCCATTACAGCCAATTGAAAGCAATCTGGAGGTCTTTCAGAGACGAAACCTGACATGGTTGGCTGACAGGTCGGTGTCACCTACTTTCCTCAGTGTTCATACGCCACCGTACCCAGTTCCGTACAATGGAGGCTCCCTCCGCTTCAATATCGACCTGTTTGGAACCAGCCAATCACTGGCACACCTAGCTTTGGTGTCCCACCTGGAGAGGGTGAGGGGTAAGATCCAGGGGGTGGTATGGATATTTGTGTACATGCAGAGGTCATTGTGGAAGGGAATGAGGGAGTACTGTGAGAGTTTGACTGATGTGGTAAGTTTCAGGGACTACTGGGAGCAAGTGATTCTGGAGAGGCCCTTCTGA